In one window of Zingiber officinale cultivar Zhangliang chromosome 11A, Zo_v1.1, whole genome shotgun sequence DNA:
- the LOC122031228 gene encoding uncharacterized protein LOC122031228, translating into MVTVAVPSKLATSGEPLIQCQHRKRPRSEASSRSETFIPQTSAATSTPRPPSKRGESSSSTILERAIDALTHFSFPLLIQFLHAANPCCFVFLLLPWSLIELPLFRGQADFHPNFLISGTNSFCTFSKIVYSVITRGRYFLGFAVGLLGTPPRVKPRRSLLHDVRSFRLGVVKVQTWINNTEDDEFAGVGARFVPTIVSKEKHANRTCLTLSDPSDCYTPPKKKLAGDVLLVHRGKCKFTTKAKVAEAAGASAILIINNHKELYKMVCDRNETGLNISILAVMLPQDAGASLETSLQHGSSVQAESSVICRACLDSICDLQIGWFCPYCYVEEASNLLHNLFGSSTEVQRWR; encoded by the exons ATGGTCACAGTGGCAGTTCCTTCCAAGTTGGCTACCTCTGGCGAGCCACTAATCCAATGCCAACACCGGAAAAGGCCCCGATCGGAGGCTTCCTCCCGCTCAGAGACCTTTATTCCGCAGACCTCTGCGGCCACGTCGACTCCTCGTCCTCCATCTAAGCGGGGAGAGAGTTCTTCCTCCACCATCCTTGAAAGGGCAATCG ATGCTCTGacccatttttctttccctctccttatACAATTTCTTCACGCTGCGAACCCTTGCTGTTttgtcttcctcctccttccctgGTCTTTGATCGAGTTGCCCCTCTTCCGTGGTCAGGCTGACTTCCATCCCAATTTTCTCATCTCCGGCACCAACTCCTTCTGCACTTTCTCAAAAATTGTTTACTCTGTAATCACACGGGGACG TTACTTTCTAGGGTTTGCCGTGGGGCTTCTTGGTACACCTCCTCGTGTAAAACCTCGTCGATCTCTACTACACGACGTACGAAGTTTTCGTTTGGGCGTG GTGAAAGTGCAAACTTGGATTAACAATACAGAAGATGACGAATTTGCTGGTGTTGGAGCTCGATTTGTCCCCACAATAGTTTCAAAAGAGAAACATGCCAACCGAACTTGCCTTACTCTTTCAGATCCTTCTGATTGCTACACTCCACCTAAGAAAAAG CTTGCTGGAGATGTGCTACTAGTGCatcgaggcaaatgcaaattcACAACAAAGGCAAAGGTCGCAGAAGCTGCTGGTGCATCTGCCATCCTCATTATTAATAACCATAaag AGTTATACAAGATGGTCTGTGATAGGAATGAAACCGGTTTGAACATAAGTATTCTTGCTGTTATGCTGCCACAAGATGCAGGTGCTAGCTTGGAGACTAGTCTTCAACATGGTTCCTCAG TGCAGGCTGAATCATCTGTGATATGTAGGGCTTGTCTTGATTCCATATGTG ATCTCCAGATTGGTTGGTTTTGTCCTTACTGTTATGTTGAAGAAGCTTCAAATTTACTGCATAACCTCTTTGGATCCTCCACTGAAGTCCAAAGATGGCGTTGA